From the Burkholderia ubonensis genome, one window contains:
- the eda gene encoding bifunctional 4-hydroxy-2-oxoglutarate aldolase/2-dehydro-3-deoxy-phosphogluconate aldolase — translation MKTIGEIVKLGPVIPVLAFDSVEQGEQVSRALHAGGVKVLEITLRTAAGLAAIERASQLADDIVVGVGTITKPEHCAQAKKAGAQFGVSPGLTKDLHLAALDAGLPLLPGVMTPSDIIQALEFGYEIVKFFPAQQAGGVPMLQAFHGPFPALKFCPTGGITVDTAPNFLKLPNVVCVGGSWLTPKAALAAQDWAEVTRLAQAASLLPR, via the coding sequence ATGAAGACGATTGGCGAAATCGTGAAGCTGGGCCCGGTGATTCCGGTGCTCGCATTCGACTCGGTCGAGCAGGGCGAACAGGTGTCGCGCGCGCTGCACGCGGGCGGCGTGAAGGTGCTCGAGATCACGCTGCGCACCGCGGCGGGCCTCGCGGCGATCGAACGCGCGAGCCAGCTCGCGGACGACATCGTCGTCGGCGTCGGCACGATCACGAAGCCCGAGCATTGCGCGCAGGCGAAGAAGGCCGGCGCGCAGTTCGGCGTGTCGCCGGGCCTGACGAAGGACCTGCACCTTGCCGCGCTCGACGCCGGCCTGCCGCTGCTGCCGGGCGTGATGACGCCGAGCGACATCATCCAGGCGCTCGAATTCGGCTACGAGATCGTCAAGTTCTTCCCGGCCCAGCAGGCGGGCGGCGTGCCGATGCTGCAGGCGTTCCACGGCCCGTTTCCCGCGCTGAAGTTCTGTCCGACGGGCGGCATCACGGTCGACACCGCGCCGAATTTCCTCAAGCTGCCGAACGTCGTGTGCGTCGGCGGCTCGTGGCTGACCCCGAAGGCGGCGCTCGCCGCGCAGGACTGGGCGGAAGTCACGCGCCTCGCGCAAGCCGCCAGCCTGCTCCCCCGCTGA
- the edd gene encoding phosphogluconate dehydratase encodes MTSLHPTLAKVTERVIARSQSTRSAYLKRIDGAQGRFPARGALSCANLAHGFAGLEGNDKFEIKAIKQPNIGIVSSYNEMLSAHAPYKDFPDIIKAAARANGGVAQFAGGVPAMCDGVTQGNPGMELSLFSREAIAMGTAIALTHNMFDAALCLGICDKIVPGLLIGALQFGHLPTIFVPAGPMTSGLSNDDKARIRQQFATGQVGRDALLEAESAAYHGHGTCTFYGTANSNQMLMELMGLHLPGSAFVHPHTPLRDALTAEAARRVLDLTVERGHYTPIGHVIDEKAIVNGIVALLATGGSTNHTLHLVAIARAAGILIDWDDFDELSGAVPLLAKIYPNGKADVNHFHAAGGIAFLVRNLLEGGLLHEDVTTVAGRGLSHYTKEPRLIDGKLTWVDGAAESHDTKVLRPIGEPFQPDGGLRLMQGRLGRGVIKISAVAPEHRKVQAPAIVFDSQEAVQEAFDRGELKRDFVAVVRFQGARANGMPELHRLTPLLGVLQDQGFHVALVTDGRMSGASGKVPAVIHVSPEALLNGPLGKVKTGDTIVIDAEAGVLDIVVDDAEWQARPVAQPLHQADNEVGFGRELFGVFRAAAAPAEQGASVFGALVGEAAARVTA; translated from the coding sequence ATGACCTCGCTGCATCCCACCCTGGCGAAAGTCACCGAACGCGTGATCGCGCGCAGCCAGTCGACCCGTTCCGCTTACCTGAAGCGCATCGACGGCGCGCAGGGCCGGTTCCCCGCACGCGGCGCGCTGTCGTGCGCGAACCTCGCACACGGTTTCGCGGGCCTCGAAGGCAACGACAAGTTCGAGATCAAGGCGATCAAGCAACCGAACATCGGCATCGTGTCCTCGTACAACGAGATGCTGTCCGCGCACGCGCCGTACAAGGATTTCCCGGACATCATCAAGGCGGCCGCGCGCGCGAACGGCGGCGTCGCGCAGTTCGCGGGCGGCGTGCCGGCGATGTGCGACGGGGTCACGCAGGGCAACCCGGGGATGGAGCTGTCGCTGTTCTCGCGCGAGGCGATCGCGATGGGCACCGCGATCGCGCTCACGCACAACATGTTCGACGCGGCGCTGTGCCTCGGCATCTGCGACAAGATCGTGCCGGGCCTGCTGATCGGCGCGCTGCAGTTCGGCCACCTGCCGACGATCTTCGTGCCGGCCGGCCCGATGACGAGCGGCCTGTCCAACGACGACAAGGCGAGGATCCGCCAGCAGTTCGCGACCGGCCAGGTCGGCCGCGACGCGCTGCTCGAGGCCGAGTCGGCCGCATACCACGGCCACGGCACCTGCACGTTCTACGGCACCGCGAACAGCAACCAGATGCTGATGGAGCTGATGGGCCTGCACCTGCCGGGCTCGGCGTTCGTCCATCCGCACACGCCGCTGCGCGACGCGCTGACGGCCGAGGCCGCGCGCCGCGTGCTCGACCTGACCGTCGAGCGCGGCCACTACACGCCGATCGGCCACGTGATCGACGAGAAGGCGATCGTCAACGGCATCGTCGCGCTGCTCGCGACGGGCGGCTCCACCAACCACACGCTGCACCTCGTCGCGATCGCGCGCGCGGCCGGCATCCTGATCGACTGGGACGACTTCGACGAGCTGTCGGGCGCGGTGCCGCTGCTCGCGAAGATCTATCCGAACGGCAAGGCCGACGTGAACCATTTCCACGCGGCGGGCGGCATCGCGTTCCTGGTGCGCAACCTGCTCGAAGGCGGGCTGCTGCATGAGGACGTGACGACCGTTGCCGGCCGTGGCCTGTCGCACTACACGAAGGAGCCGAGGCTGATCGACGGCAAGCTGACGTGGGTCGACGGCGCGGCCGAGAGCCACGACACGAAGGTGCTGCGCCCGATCGGCGAGCCGTTCCAGCCGGACGGCGGGCTGCGCCTGATGCAGGGCCGCCTCGGCCGCGGCGTGATCAAGATTTCGGCGGTCGCGCCGGAGCACCGCAAGGTGCAAGCACCCGCGATCGTGTTCGATTCGCAGGAGGCCGTGCAGGAAGCGTTCGACCGCGGCGAGCTGAAGCGCGACTTCGTCGCGGTGGTGCGCTTCCAGGGGGCGCGCGCGAACGGGATGCCCGAGCTGCACCGTTTGACGCCGCTGCTCGGCGTGCTGCAGGATCAGGGCTTCCATGTCGCGCTCGTCACCGACGGCCGCATGTCCGGTGCGTCGGGCAAGGTGCCGGCGGTGATCCACGTATCGCCGGAAGCGCTGCTGAACGGCCCGCTCGGCAAGGTGAAGACGGGCGACACGATCGTGATCGACGCCGAGGCCGGCGTGCTCGACATCGTGGTCGACGACGCCGAATGGCAGGCGCGCCCGGTCGCGCAGCCGCTGCACCAGGCGGACAACGAGGTGGGCTTCGGGCGCGAGCTGTTCGGCGTGTTCCGCGCGGCGGCCGCGCCGGCGGAGCAGGGCGCATCGGTTTTCGGGGCGCTGGTCGGCGAAGCGGCCGCCCGCGTCACCGCGTAA
- a CDS encoding MurR/RpiR family transcriptional regulator yields the protein MLPRIEAIRPELRPSERKLADYILAAPREVLDLAMTELSARAGVSQPTIARFCQALGCSGFREFKIRLAQSVAPGVSSVYRDVEPNEPAPGIIGKVFDRTIGALIEVRNSLSAGSVADAIALLSNASRIEFYGAGGSGIAAQDIQHKFFRLGVPSVAYSDPHTFSMSSALLGPQDVVVAISNTGRTRDIVEAARAALACGAKVVAITQSHSPLAKLATVNLASNVAEETDVFSPMTSRMSHLAIGDILAVGVALSRGPALMERVGRAKEAITRRRIDANAKE from the coding sequence ATGCTGCCCCGCATCGAAGCGATCCGCCCCGAACTGCGCCCGTCCGAGCGCAAGCTCGCCGACTACATCCTCGCCGCGCCGCGCGAGGTGCTCGACCTCGCGATGACCGAGCTGTCCGCGCGCGCCGGCGTCAGCCAGCCGACGATCGCGCGCTTCTGCCAGGCGCTCGGCTGCAGCGGCTTTCGCGAGTTCAAGATCCGGCTCGCGCAGAGCGTCGCGCCGGGCGTGTCGTCGGTCTACCGCGACGTCGAGCCTAACGAGCCCGCGCCGGGCATCATCGGCAAGGTGTTCGACCGCACGATCGGCGCGCTGATCGAGGTGCGCAACAGCCTGTCGGCGGGCAGCGTCGCCGATGCGATCGCGCTGCTGTCGAACGCGTCGCGCATCGAGTTCTACGGCGCGGGCGGCTCGGGCATCGCCGCGCAGGACATCCAGCACAAGTTCTTCCGGCTCGGCGTGCCGAGCGTCGCGTATTCGGATCCGCACACGTTCTCGATGTCGTCGGCGCTGCTCGGCCCGCAGGACGTCGTCGTCGCGATCTCGAACACCGGCCGCACGCGCGACATCGTCGAGGCCGCGCGCGCGGCGCTCGCGTGCGGCGCGAAAGTCGTCGCGATCACGCAAAGCCACTCGCCGCTCGCGAAGCTGGCGACGGTGAACCTCGCGTCGAACGTCGCGGAGGAAACCGACGTGTTCTCGCCGATGACGTCGCGGATGTCGCACCTCGCGATCGGCGACATCCTCGCGGTCGGCGTCGCGCTGTCGCGCGGGCCCGCGCTGATGGAACGGGTCGGCCGCGCGAAGGAAGCGATCACGCGCCGCCGGATCGACGCGAACGCGAAGGAGTAG
- a CDS encoding CopD family protein produces the protein MAMLWVKTFHIVLIASWFAGLFYLPRIYVNLAMETDPAAIRRLLVMARKLFRFMTLIAVPALACGMWLWLAVGIGQGQGWVHAKVAVVLLLIVYHAYCGHLLKVFERGENRRSDRWYRVFNELPVLGMLAAVALAVIKPF, from the coding sequence ATGGCAATGCTCTGGGTCAAGACGTTCCATATCGTACTGATCGCATCGTGGTTCGCGGGGCTGTTCTACCTGCCGCGCATCTACGTGAACCTCGCGATGGAAACCGATCCCGCCGCGATTCGCCGGCTGCTCGTGATGGCGCGCAAGCTGTTCCGCTTCATGACGCTCATCGCGGTTCCGGCGCTCGCGTGCGGCATGTGGCTGTGGCTCGCGGTCGGCATCGGCCAGGGGCAGGGCTGGGTGCACGCGAAGGTCGCGGTCGTGCTGCTGCTGATCGTCTATCACGCGTATTGCGGCCACCTGCTGAAGGTGTTCGAGCGCGGCGAGAACCGCCGCTCCGACCGGTGGTATCGCGTGTTCAACGAGCTGCCGGTGCTCGGGATGCTCGCGGCGGTCGCGCTCGCGGTCATCAAGCCGTTCTGA
- a CDS encoding glutamate-5-semialdehyde dehydrogenase, with protein sequence MDIDQYMTDLGRRARQASRAMARASTAAKNAALDAVARAIERDAQALKDANARDVARARDKGHDAAFIDRLTLSDKALKTMVEGLRQVASLADPIGEIGNLKFRPSGIQVGQMRVPLGVIGIIYESRPNVTIDAAALCLKSGNATILRGGSEALESNAALAKLIGEGLASAGLPQDAVQVVETADRAAVGKLITMAEYVDVIVPRGGKSLIERLINEARVPMIKHLDGICHVYVDDRADLDKALTVCDNAKTHRYGTCNTMETLLVASGVAQAVLPPLGRLYREKSVELRVDAAARAVLADAGVGPLVDATEEDWHTEYLAPVLAIKVVDGLDAAIEHVNHYGSHHTDAIVTEDHDRAMRFLREVDSASVMVNASTRFADGFEFGLGAEIGISNDKLHARGPVGLEGLTSLKYVVLGHGEGRQ encoded by the coding sequence ATGGATATCGACCAGTACATGACGGACCTGGGTCGCCGCGCCCGGCAGGCTTCCCGCGCGATGGCGCGCGCCAGCACGGCGGCGAAGAACGCGGCGCTCGATGCGGTCGCCCGTGCGATCGAGCGCGATGCGCAGGCACTGAAGGACGCGAACGCGCGCGACGTCGCGCGGGCCCGTGACAAGGGGCACGATGCGGCGTTCATCGATCGCCTGACGCTGTCCGACAAGGCGCTGAAGACGATGGTCGAAGGCCTGCGCCAGGTCGCGTCGCTCGCCGATCCGATCGGCGAGATCGGCAACCTCAAGTTCCGCCCGAGCGGGATCCAGGTTGGCCAGATGCGCGTGCCGCTCGGCGTGATCGGCATCATCTACGAATCGCGCCCGAACGTGACGATCGACGCGGCGGCGCTGTGCCTGAAGTCCGGCAACGCGACGATCCTGCGCGGCGGCTCCGAGGCGCTCGAATCGAATGCGGCGCTCGCGAAGCTGATCGGCGAAGGGCTCGCGTCGGCGGGCCTGCCGCAGGACGCGGTGCAGGTCGTCGAAACCGCCGATCGCGCGGCGGTCGGCAAGCTGATCACGATGGCCGAATACGTCGACGTGATCGTGCCGCGCGGCGGCAAGAGCCTGATCGAGCGCCTGATCAACGAGGCGCGCGTGCCGATGATCAAGCACCTCGACGGCATCTGCCACGTCTACGTCGACGATCGCGCGGACCTGGACAAGGCGCTCACCGTCTGCGACAACGCGAAGACGCACCGCTACGGCACGTGCAACACGATGGAGACGCTGCTCGTCGCGAGCGGCGTCGCGCAAGCCGTGCTGCCGCCGCTCGGCCGCCTGTATCGCGAGAAGAGCGTCGAGCTGCGCGTCGATGCGGCCGCGCGCGCGGTGCTCGCCGACGCCGGCGTCGGCCCGCTCGTCGATGCGACCGAGGAAGACTGGCACACCGAATACCTCGCGCCGGTGCTCGCGATCAAGGTCGTCGACGGCCTCGACGCCGCGATCGAGCACGTCAACCATTACGGCTCGCACCACACGGACGCGATCGTCACCGAGGATCACGACCGCGCGATGCGCTTCCTGCGCGAAGTCGATTCGGCGAGCGTGATGGTCAACGCGTCGACGCGCTTCGCCGACGGCTTCGAATTCGGCCTCGGCGCGGAGATCGGCATCTCGAACGACAAGCTGCATGCGCGCGGGCCGGTCGGTCTCGAAGGGCTGACGTCGCTGAAGTACGTCGTGCTCGGGCACGGCGAGGGCCGTCAGTAA
- the lptE gene encoding LPS assembly lipoprotein LptE has translation MIRRSFLMLVGSAVMLSACGFQLRGQQDYAFKHLLIAGAPAPVEARLTRLVEAGSDTKIVKVPDDADAVLRMSESRGQGTLTLNQYGSVAEYVLNYSLGYTLTSKDGTVLIPPSVIALNRAMTYSDQYTNAKAQEADILFGDMQRDAVDQLMRRLAIVHSLNPAPEDVVPGVAPRAPLPPPPL, from the coding sequence GTGATCCGCAGATCGTTTTTGATGCTCGTCGGCAGCGCGGTCATGCTGTCGGCATGCGGTTTCCAGTTGCGGGGCCAGCAGGACTACGCGTTCAAGCACCTGCTGATCGCCGGCGCGCCGGCGCCCGTCGAGGCGCGGCTCACGCGCCTCGTCGAGGCCGGCAGCGACACGAAGATCGTCAAGGTGCCGGACGACGCGGACGCGGTGCTGCGCATGTCGGAATCGCGCGGGCAAGGCACGCTGACGCTGAACCAGTACGGCTCGGTCGCGGAATACGTGCTCAACTATTCGCTCGGCTACACGCTGACGAGCAAGGACGGCACGGTGCTGATTCCGCCGAGCGTGATCGCGCTGAACCGCGCGATGACGTACAGCGACCAGTACACGAACGCGAAGGCGCAGGAAGCCGATATTCTCTTCGGCGACATGCAGCGGGACGCGGTCGACCAGCTGATGCGCCGTCTCGCGATCGTGCATTCGCTGAATCCAGCGCCGGAGGACGTGGTGCCGGGCGTCGCACCGCGCGCGCCGCTGCCGCCGCCGCCGCTGTGA
- a CDS encoding ExbD/TolR family protein yields the protein MAFGGLEHHKTSAPMAEINMTPLIDVMLVLLVIFIVTAPLMTHAIRLDLPKVAAEAARDTPQAITLSIDDAGKLYWDDTPVALDALPARLRAAAAAGTPPELRLRASRATRYDVIAQVMGAAQAAGLARIGFVTDLPPAGAAAPTAAGAKP from the coding sequence ATGGCATTCGGCGGACTGGAGCACCACAAGACGTCCGCGCCGATGGCGGAGATCAACATGACGCCGCTGATCGACGTGATGCTCGTGCTGCTCGTCATTTTCATCGTGACCGCGCCGCTGATGACGCATGCGATCCGGCTCGATTTGCCGAAGGTCGCGGCCGAAGCCGCGCGCGACACGCCGCAGGCCATCACGCTGTCGATCGACGACGCGGGCAAGCTCTATTGGGACGACACGCCGGTCGCGCTCGACGCGCTGCCGGCGCGGTTGCGCGCGGCCGCCGCGGCCGGCACGCCGCCCGAGCTGCGGCTGCGCGCGTCGCGCGCGACGCGCTATGACGTGATCGCGCAGGTGATGGGCGCGGCGCAAGCCGCGGGCCTCGCGCGGATCGGCTTCGTGACCGACCTGCCGCCGGCGGGCGCCGCCGCGCCCACCGCCGCGGGCGCGAAACCCTGA
- the dapB gene encoding 4-hydroxy-tetrahydrodipicolinate reductase yields the protein MKIAIAGASGRMGRMLIETVLNDSDAQLVGALDRAGSPHLGQDAGAFLGRETGIRLTDDIDAVFAQADYLIDFTRPEGTIAHVEAALRHDVKLVIGTTGFTDEQKATLRAASDRIGIVFSANMSVGVNVTLKLLEFAAKHFSHGYDIEIIEAHHRHKVDAPSGTALMMGEAVAGALGRSLDDCAVYGRHGVTGERDPSTIGFSAIRGGDIVGDHTVLFAGIGERIEITHKSSSRVSYAQGALRAVRFLSARGAGLYEMQDVLGLR from the coding sequence ATGAAGATTGCGATTGCCGGGGCGTCGGGCCGCATGGGCCGGATGCTGATCGAAACCGTTCTCAACGATTCCGACGCGCAGCTCGTCGGCGCGCTCGACCGCGCCGGCTCGCCGCATCTCGGCCAGGACGCGGGCGCGTTCCTCGGCAGGGAAACCGGCATCCGGCTGACCGATGACATCGACGCCGTGTTCGCGCAGGCCGACTACCTGATCGATTTCACGCGTCCGGAAGGCACGATCGCGCACGTCGAGGCCGCGCTGCGCCACGACGTGAAGCTCGTGATCGGCACGACCGGCTTCACCGACGAGCAGAAGGCGACGTTGCGCGCCGCGTCGGACCGGATCGGCATCGTGTTCTCCGCGAACATGAGCGTCGGCGTGAACGTCACGCTGAAGCTGCTCGAATTCGCCGCGAAGCACTTCTCGCACGGCTACGACATCGAGATCATCGAGGCCCATCACCGTCACAAGGTCGATGCGCCGTCGGGCACCGCGCTGATGATGGGCGAAGCGGTCGCCGGCGCGCTCGGCCGCTCGCTCGACGACTGCGCGGTGTACGGCCGCCACGGCGTGACGGGCGAGCGCGATCCGTCGACGATCGGCTTCTCGGCGATCCGCGGCGGCGACATCGTCGGCGATCACACCGTGCTGTTCGCCGGGATCGGCGAGCGGATCGAGATCACTCACAAGTCGTCGAGCCGCGTGTCGTACGCGCAGGGCGCGCTGCGCGCGGTGCGCTTCCTGTCGGCGCGCGGCGCCGGCCTGTACGAGATGCAGGACGTGCTCGGCCTGCGCTGA
- a CDS encoding outer membrane protein assembly factor BamE, with the protein MRSVIIAAAAVAALAGCSSYDSVTQRIAQRITPYRITVVQGNFVSQEKASQLQTGMTREQVRALLGTPLLSDMFHADRWDYLFYFKRGSTAVVQQRDLVLTFSGDRLASWTGADNLPSELDLLADIDGDKRGKKAKQAAAAASGASGASAVQAAAAPAAVVVPEAASVGAVADQDANAQAARAANRATSQVSGQGGSSRRFTPSAHASAGAPVPGGQPPGANPTIQPQFQFHRPPQPTVSNEAAPPVGPQGSDALQNQPVTAPVQ; encoded by the coding sequence ATGCGGAGTGTCATCATCGCTGCCGCCGCCGTTGCCGCGCTGGCTGGTTGTTCGTCGTACGACAGCGTGACGCAGCGCATCGCGCAGCGCATCACGCCCTACCGGATCACGGTCGTGCAGGGTAACTTCGTGTCGCAGGAGAAGGCGTCGCAGCTGCAGACCGGGATGACGCGCGAGCAGGTGCGCGCGCTGCTCGGCACCCCGCTGCTCTCGGACATGTTCCACGCCGACCGCTGGGATTACCTGTTCTACTTCAAGCGCGGCTCGACGGCCGTCGTCCAGCAGCGCGATCTCGTCCTGACGTTCTCGGGCGACCGCCTCGCAAGCTGGACGGGCGCCGACAACCTGCCGTCGGAGCTCGACCTGCTGGCCGACATCGACGGCGACAAGCGCGGCAAGAAGGCGAAGCAGGCGGCCGCTGCTGCGAGCGGTGCGAGCGGCGCGAGCGCGGTGCAGGCGGCTGCCGCACCGGCGGCGGTCGTGGTGCCGGAAGCGGCGAGCGTCGGCGCCGTCGCCGACCAGGACGCGAACGCGCAAGCCGCGCGCGCGGCCAACCGCGCGACCAGCCAGGTGTCCGGGCAGGGCGGGTCCTCGCGGCGCTTCACGCCGTCCGCGCATGCGTCGGCCGGCGCGCCGGTGCCGGGCGGGCAGCCGCCGGGCGCGAACCCGACGATCCAGCCGCAGTTCCAGTTCCATCGCCCGCCGCAGCCGACCGTGTCGAACGAGGCCGCGCCGCCCGTCGGCCCGCAGGGGTCCGATGCGCTGCAGAATCAGCCCGTCACCGCGCCGGTGCAATAA
- the fur gene encoding ferric iron uptake transcriptional regulator → MTNPTDLKNIGLKATLPRLKILEIFQQSPVRHLTAEDVYRNLLNEQLDIGLATVYRVLTQFEQAGLLTRSNFESGKAVFELNEGSHHDHLVCLDCGRVEEFFDAEIESRQQSIARERGFKLQEHSLAMYGSCTTENCPHRKH, encoded by the coding sequence ATGACCAATCCGACGGATCTCAAGAATATCGGGCTGAAGGCCACCCTACCGCGCCTCAAGATTCTCGAGATCTTCCAGCAAAGCCCCGTCCGCCACCTGACGGCCGAAGACGTCTACCGCAACCTGCTCAACGAGCAGCTCGACATCGGGCTCGCGACGGTCTACCGCGTGCTGACGCAGTTCGAGCAGGCCGGCCTGCTGACGCGCAGCAACTTCGAGTCCGGCAAGGCTGTGTTCGAGCTGAACGAGGGCTCGCACCACGACCACCTCGTGTGCCTCGACTGCGGCCGGGTCGAGGAGTTCTTCGACGCGGAGATCGAGAGCCGCCAGCAGTCGATCGCGCGGGAACGCGGCTTCAAGCTCCAGGAGCACTCGCTCGCGATGTACGGCTCCTGCACGACCGAGAACTGCCCGCACCGCAAGCACTGA
- a CDS encoding ureidoglycolate lyase has protein sequence MSGPHILRVERLTRDAFAPFGDVIALDGARHFPINGGTTERFHDLATIDVCEDGGRPLVSVFRAQPRTLPIAITMMERHPHGSQAFIPLAAVSRYAIVVAPAGVFRPDAMRAFLAEGWQGVNYAKGVWHHPLLALDAVSDFVVVDRGGAQPNCDEIPLDGVWRLELAPACASAA, from the coding sequence ATGAGCGGACCGCACATCTTGCGCGTCGAGCGCCTGACCCGCGACGCGTTCGCGCCGTTCGGCGACGTGATCGCGCTCGACGGCGCCCGGCATTTTCCGATCAACGGCGGCACGACCGAGCGGTTCCACGACCTCGCGACGATCGACGTGTGCGAGGACGGCGGGCGCCCGCTCGTCAGCGTGTTCCGCGCGCAGCCGCGCACGCTGCCGATCGCGATCACGATGATGGAGCGCCATCCGCACGGCAGCCAGGCGTTCATTCCGCTCGCGGCGGTGTCGCGCTACGCGATCGTCGTCGCGCCGGCGGGCGTGTTCCGGCCGGACGCGATGCGCGCGTTCCTGGCGGAAGGCTGGCAGGGCGTGAACTACGCGAAGGGCGTCTGGCACCATCCGCTGCTCGCGCTCGACGCGGTGAGCGACTTCGTCGTCGTCGACCGCGGCGGCGCGCAGCCGAACTGCGACGAGATCCCGCTCGACGGCGTCTGGCGGCTCGAACTCGCGCCGGCCTGTGCAAGCGCGGCCTGA
- the alc gene encoding allantoicase — MAAPVLDPNAPAFTRRYMNLADPRLGAKALYASDEFFAPKERMLNPEPAVFIPGKYDDHGKWMDGWETRRKRTTGHDFCVIRLARPGVIHGVDLDTSHFTGNFPPAASIEGCFADTDTPPDGAEWRPIVPATTLQGNSHHYVDVTDPQPCTHLRVNLYPDGGLARLRVYGQPQRDWSRAPHGELTDLAAAEHGGYVVAANNQHFGAASQMLMPGRGVNMGDGWETRRRREPGNDWAIVALARPGVIRRVEVDTAFFKGNFPDRCSLQAAYVAGGTDESLVTQAMFWPELLGEQKLSMDHVHTFDPLAALGPVTHVRFNIFPDGGVSRLRLWGEPA; from the coding sequence ATGGCAGCCCCCGTTCTCGATCCGAACGCGCCGGCCTTCACGCGGCGCTACATGAACCTCGCCGATCCGCGCCTCGGTGCGAAGGCGCTCTACGCGAGCGACGAGTTCTTCGCGCCGAAGGAGCGCATGCTGAACCCGGAGCCGGCCGTGTTCATTCCCGGCAAGTACGACGATCACGGCAAGTGGATGGACGGCTGGGAGACGCGCCGCAAGCGCACGACCGGCCACGATTTCTGCGTGATCCGGCTCGCGCGGCCGGGCGTGATCCACGGCGTCGATCTCGATACCAGCCACTTCACCGGCAACTTCCCGCCGGCCGCGTCGATCGAAGGCTGCTTCGCCGACACGGACACGCCGCCCGACGGCGCCGAATGGCGCCCGATCGTGCCCGCGACGACGCTGCAGGGCAATAGCCACCACTACGTCGACGTGACCGATCCGCAGCCCTGCACGCACCTGCGCGTGAACCTGTACCCGGACGGCGGGCTCGCGCGGCTGCGCGTGTACGGCCAGCCGCAGCGCGACTGGAGCCGCGCGCCTCATGGCGAGCTGACCGACCTCGCTGCGGCCGAGCACGGCGGCTACGTGGTCGCCGCGAACAACCAGCACTTCGGCGCGGCGTCGCAGATGCTGATGCCGGGGCGCGGCGTGAACATGGGCGACGGCTGGGAAACCCGCCGCCGCCGGGAGCCGGGCAACGACTGGGCGATCGTCGCGCTCGCGCGGCCGGGCGTGATCCGCCGCGTCGAGGTCGACACCGCGTTCTTCAAGGGCAACTTCCCGGACCGCTGTTCGCTGCAGGCCGCCTACGTCGCGGGCGGCACCGACGAGTCGCTGGTCACGCAGGCGATGTTCTGGCCTGAACTGCTCGGCGAGCAGAAGCTGTCGATGGACCACGTCCACACGTTCGACCCGCTCGCGGCGCTCGGCCCGGTCACGCACGTGCGCTTCAACATCTTCCCGGACGGCGGCGTGTCGCGCCTGCGTCTGTGGGGCGAACCGGCCTGA